A single genomic interval of Bacillus oleivorans harbors:
- a CDS encoding response regulator transcription factor, with product MSREKVMLVEDDRDIREILQLYLQKEGYTIIHAEDGITALRLLKEQKPDIIILDVVLPGMDGFEVCRLLRQKTSVPILFLSSKEDEIDKILGHKIGGDDYITKPFSPALVTVKIQAHLRRHHHIVNELSPPYGNMKQIIEYPGLFIDKVSCVVKANGSTVLLSAKEYQLLCLLAEHPNRVFSVEDIFELIWGEESLGDYRTVMVHVSNLRKKIEPIPANPMYIITVRGMGYKFIGFQE from the coding sequence ATGTCTAGGGAAAAAGTAATGCTAGTGGAAGATGATCGGGATATAAGGGAAATTTTGCAATTGTACCTGCAAAAGGAAGGTTATACCATCATTCATGCTGAAGACGGTATAACTGCATTACGATTATTAAAAGAGCAAAAACCCGACATTATTATCTTAGATGTAGTACTTCCGGGAATGGATGGATTTGAAGTATGCCGGTTACTGCGTCAAAAGACATCTGTCCCCATTCTTTTTTTAAGCTCGAAGGAAGATGAGATTGATAAAATTCTAGGTCACAAAATCGGAGGGGATGATTATATTACAAAACCCTTTAGTCCTGCCCTTGTAACAGTGAAAATTCAAGCTCACCTGCGCCGCCATCATCACATAGTTAATGAATTAAGCCCCCCGTATGGAAATATGAAGCAAATTATTGAATATCCCGGACTGTTTATTGATAAAGTTAGCTGTGTTGTTAAAGCGAATGGGTCAACCGTCCTTTTATCTGCAAAAGAATATCAACTCCTTTGTCTTCTGGCTGAACATCCGAATCGCGTATTTAGTGTGGAGGATATATTCGAACTGATTTGGGGAGAAGAAAGCCTAGGAGATTACCGAACGGTTATGGTGCATGTAAGTAATTTGCGCAAAAAAATTGAACCTATACCAGCCAATCCTATGTACATTATAACGGTCAGAGGGATGGGGTATAAATTCATTGGTTTTCAGGAGTAA
- a CDS encoding DUF3100 domain-containing protein — protein sequence MKKNFIYLIIFALVVITAAEMIGFQSVKLGTFSIGLLPLVFAIIITMVLGLNLFRKGFWKKVYSKENVEFAGKYLIFLMLPLMARYGADVAPKIGEILQIGWVFITQEIGNLGTVLLGLPVALLLGLRREAIGATLGIGREGELAYISEKYTLNSDEGRGVLSLYIIGTLFGTIFFSIFAPIMLQLGFSIEALAMASGMGSGSMMSASSASLVAQVPEMEKTILAYASASQLLTSFLGTFTMVFLAVPLQQLIYRLLVRGDKNAKRAA from the coding sequence ATGAAGAAAAATTTCATTTATCTCATTATATTTGCACTAGTAGTCATTACGGCTGCTGAAATGATAGGATTTCAAAGTGTTAAGTTGGGCACTTTTTCAATTGGCTTATTGCCGCTCGTATTTGCGATTATCATCACTATGGTTTTAGGACTGAATCTATTCCGCAAAGGCTTTTGGAAAAAAGTCTACAGTAAAGAGAATGTTGAATTTGCCGGAAAATACTTGATTTTCTTAATGCTGCCTCTTATGGCGAGATATGGTGCAGATGTTGCCCCAAAAATAGGTGAAATTCTTCAGATTGGCTGGGTATTCATAACTCAGGAAATTGGAAACCTTGGAACTGTTCTATTAGGTCTACCTGTGGCACTTTTGCTTGGGTTACGACGTGAAGCGATTGGAGCTACACTAGGAATTGGTCGTGAAGGGGAACTCGCTTATATTTCTGAAAAATATACTTTAAATTCTGATGAAGGAAGAGGCGTTTTATCTTTATATATCATCGGTACATTATTTGGAACGATTTTTTTCAGTATATTTGCACCGATAATGCTTCAATTGGGTTTCAGTATTGAGGCCTTGGCAATGGCATCAGGAATGGGGTCTGGAAGTATGATGAGTGCATCATCGGCTTCTTTAGTTGCACAAGTCCCAGAAATGGAGAAGACTATTTTAGCTTATGCATCTGCAAGCCAGTTACTTACTAGTTTCTTAGGTACCTTTACAATGGTATTTCTTGCGGTCCCATTACAGCAATTGATTTACAGACTTTTAGTACGAGGTGATAAAAATGCAAAACGCGCTGCGTAA
- a CDS encoding M20/M25/M40 family metallo-hydrolase, whose amino-acid sequence MIFKNQYEEIKKVAEDIYFHPELGYKEERTKRKVIDCLEQMNPDVQIEEFSTTGFKTTLGDQDKDLHVAFIAELDAVYAPSHMYADKKTGAAHNCGHYTQVGISLALYNYLVKSNVYNDFDYKISFVFVPAEEYLDLAYRDALIKQKKITHYGGKPEAMKLGVFDDIDFGICVHAIGGEFAKRTINTNCDLAGFLYKKYKFIGKATHAGFDPFSSKNAYNMSTLFNVAVGLSRQQLKDSEKVRINPIVMESDMSTNVIPNAITVGTDLRTLSTEYMKEAAVKLDDAAKGSAIALQGDVEISTQMGYLPFKQDRYLSGFVWEAFEENNEIDVLFNDDPISAAGDIGDLSYMIPCIQIGYSGFKGTIHGDDFIDIDPEFIYEIFPRFLAQVFEKMNGNIDPSKLYRRSYEEYISLINEIIMDKKGN is encoded by the coding sequence GTGATTTTCAAAAACCAATATGAAGAGATAAAAAAAGTGGCTGAAGATATCTATTTTCATCCGGAGTTAGGATATAAAGAAGAGAGAACAAAAAGGAAGGTTATTGATTGTTTAGAACAGATGAATCCGGATGTTCAAATAGAGGAATTCAGTACTACTGGTTTTAAGACAACGTTGGGTGATCAAGATAAGGATTTACATGTGGCGTTTATAGCAGAATTAGATGCGGTGTATGCCCCATCACATATGTATGCGGACAAAAAGACGGGTGCTGCACATAACTGTGGTCATTATACACAGGTTGGCATTTCACTTGCTTTATACAATTATTTGGTAAAGTCAAATGTATACAATGATTTTGATTATAAAATATCCTTTGTCTTTGTCCCTGCAGAGGAATATTTGGATCTAGCTTATCGTGACGCGTTAATAAAACAAAAAAAGATCACTCATTATGGCGGTAAGCCGGAAGCAATGAAACTTGGTGTTTTTGATGATATTGATTTTGGCATCTGTGTTCATGCTATAGGCGGAGAATTTGCAAAACGAACTATTAATACCAACTGTGATTTAGCTGGATTCCTGTATAAAAAATATAAATTTATCGGAAAAGCAACCCATGCAGGGTTTGATCCGTTTTCCTCAAAAAATGCTTATAACATGTCTACCTTGTTTAATGTAGCTGTCGGCTTAAGCCGACAACAACTCAAAGATTCAGAAAAGGTACGAATCAATCCGATTGTGATGGAATCAGATATGTCAACCAATGTTATACCAAACGCTATTACAGTAGGGACAGATTTACGGACATTATCCACTGAATATATGAAGGAAGCTGCAGTTAAACTGGATGATGCTGCAAAGGGAAGCGCTATAGCATTACAAGGAGATGTTGAAATTTCAACACAGATGGGTTATTTACCTTTTAAACAAGACCGTTATTTATCCGGATTTGTATGGGAAGCATTTGAAGAAAATAATGAAATCGACGTGCTGTTTAATGATGATCCGATTAGTGCAGCAGGAGATATTGGTGATTTGTCTTACATGATTCCTTGTATTCAGATTGGTTACAGTGGCTTTAAGGGAACGATTCATGGGGATGACTTTATTGATATCGACCCTGAATTTATTTATGAGATTTTCCCTAGATTCTTAGCACAGGTTTTCGAAAAAATGAATGGGAACATTGATCCTTCGAAATTGTATAGAAGAAGTTATGAAGAATATATCAGTTTAATTAATGAAATTATTATGGATAAGAAAGGAAACTAA
- a CDS encoding ATP-binding sensor histidine kinase → MRRIPVLPDYKLVDVEVENSSSIMYKGYSLQDKKLVLLKTAKQPNPTPHEIASSIHEFHITKNLNMDEIIRPIKIEKHLNEPFLVMEYFSGITLREFLKGQKLDILEFLSIAIRLTSTLIHLHQHQIIHKNINPENIILSSASGQLKITGFNYATKLKKESQGKSVTPYELEGQLAYISPEQTGRMNRSVDYRADLYSLGVLFYEMITGVLPFTNKEQIELVHAHLAKTPPSPIEVNQKIPQILSNIIMKLLSKIPENRYKSAFGLREDLKKCMDHLQLFGIVEAFPLGQDDPLTVFETESKLYGRDAEIEKLLLSFERVSTGNSELMLIQGHSGIGKTALVNEIQTPLVREKGYFISGKFDLLQRQKPYSPIIQAFKSLIRQILTEGDERIQGWKVAIDRELSDNASVITSIIPELKWIIGDSSKEVELTNRDAHLRFHLIFQKFVNTFATKDHPLVLFLDDLQWADTASLGLIEYLLTHIDCRYFLLIGAYRGNEVGIEHPFAETIQHLKKENVAISEISLTPLKQKVILNWVEETIMDAGTETKKLADLMFRITQGNPFFMKQLFQSFYQDGTIFFRTDLGKWSIQFAKVKRALEKENIVDLMVKRVQQLPLNTQNILKMAACIGNYFDLKILSIICEDEYDLIGRNLWAALEAGLILPEDSAYKWIYPDGPKQLMDKQPPAYRFLHDRVQQAVYSIMTKEEQEKAHLKIGRLLVKFGTVEGHLFEIVNHLNFCRSYLNKSEWIPLVEWNVRAGEQAKASAAYKESLEYFRTAYVMLGEAWEKNYDLTNRLMTGLGECQYLNSKFEDAEFTFNQVLGHVRTNHEKLAIYNMKVVLYTHVHRVEEAVESGISGLRLFGWNIHRNPNKALVTKEFLLAKIALRGKHADHLMMLPKLEDQEKRLLLNTMITMNAPSFHVDQNLAAILMLRALRFSLKHGITDITSLVFNNYALILSAGFSDFNKSYEFGKLAIELAERSGNAGLKGRVYFVFASFINHWRHPIKSNLDYLKRSQQYCIDAGNIHLAGANSSFIAITLFIMGGHLQEVLDGIKNQLIFIDQIGYVISKGFLNEQIRWIDVLMNEKTTSDWVFEQVLDDDSAKIIHYTLRLQMSYLFNEEKFAKLVIHHLDKLISNRLTLVIIAEYYFYDALWASRLYHKAHPSMQKSLYKRLKRNAKKLRRWAKLCPENYLHKWKLVKAEIARIDEDHLAAINYYDKAIQSAKKNNFIQDVAVSKEAAGYYYFSRGLETLGSAFITEAYRTYNKWGAYAKASKLLKEFEGFILNVSNESRFGLSHSIASQFDIDASLKASQTISGEIIQENLVKKLMNITMRNAGAERGFLLLKRGDQLFVAARASIDGKVDEVLSLQPVEEMNVISEMIVHYVVKSREAVVLNNATVEGIFVEDPYVVENKPKSILCLPAIYKGKVNSILYLENNQTSHAFTQDRIKFLSFLSTQAAISIENAELYGKLEEKVKERTQELEQVNQHLEQVNNELARSEQVRRHLLSNISHDLRAPIATVKGYIEAILDGLAETGEQREDYLRKCMDRVNGLNMMINDLFELAQLESGQIHFSFDIVPIDKLIRRLRDQFEYDVRKKGLFFKLTIENIGQENYPMVQVDVKRFTQVFSNIISNAINHTYSGEISISLGFDKNLGDAYVLIKDSGEGILEEDLPYIFDRNFTKSRQGNGLGLAICKEIILFHKGKIWAESKHGEGTTICIQLPVFQIDPLFAE, encoded by the coding sequence ATGAGGAGAATACCTGTATTACCAGACTATAAATTAGTTGATGTCGAAGTTGAAAATAGTTCATCCATTATGTATAAAGGATATTCCTTGCAAGACAAAAAACTCGTTCTGCTAAAGACAGCAAAACAGCCAAATCCTACTCCGCATGAAATCGCATCTAGTATACATGAATTTCATATTACAAAAAACTTGAATATGGACGAAATCATTCGACCAATAAAAATAGAAAAGCATTTAAATGAACCATTTTTAGTAATGGAGTATTTTTCTGGTATCACCTTAAGGGAATTCCTTAAAGGTCAAAAGCTGGATATCTTAGAATTTCTTTCAATTGCGATAAGATTGACATCTACTCTGATACATCTGCACCAACACCAGATTATTCACAAAAATATAAATCCCGAAAATATTATTCTTAGTTCAGCAAGTGGCCAATTAAAGATTACAGGATTTAATTATGCAACAAAATTAAAAAAGGAAAGCCAAGGTAAGAGTGTAACACCATATGAACTTGAAGGACAGCTAGCTTATATATCTCCTGAGCAAACAGGCAGAATGAATCGGTCTGTCGATTATAGAGCAGATTTATATTCCCTCGGCGTTTTATTTTACGAAATGATTACTGGGGTACTCCCTTTTACCAACAAAGAACAAATTGAGCTGGTACACGCACATCTCGCAAAAACACCTCCGAGTCCAATCGAAGTAAACCAAAAAATTCCACAAATCCTTTCAAATATCATTATGAAGCTTCTTTCAAAAATACCAGAAAATAGATATAAGAGCGCATTTGGTTTACGAGAAGATCTAAAAAAATGTATGGATCATCTTCAATTATTTGGAATAGTTGAAGCTTTCCCGCTTGGACAGGATGATCCATTAACTGTCTTTGAAACAGAAAGCAAATTATACGGCAGAGACGCAGAGATAGAAAAATTGCTTCTGTCATTTGAACGGGTGAGCACTGGTAATTCGGAGTTGATGTTAATTCAAGGTCATTCTGGAATTGGGAAAACTGCGCTTGTAAATGAAATCCAAACCCCGCTTGTAAGAGAGAAAGGCTATTTTATTTCCGGAAAGTTTGATTTACTTCAAAGGCAAAAACCCTATTCACCAATCATTCAAGCATTTAAATCATTAATAAGACAAATATTGACTGAAGGGGATGAACGAATTCAAGGATGGAAAGTGGCTATTGATCGGGAACTATCAGATAATGCTTCTGTTATCACGTCAATTATTCCGGAGTTAAAATGGATAATAGGGGATAGTTCAAAGGAAGTGGAGTTAACAAATAGGGATGCTCATCTGCGATTTCATTTGATCTTCCAAAAATTTGTGAATACATTTGCCACAAAGGACCATCCGCTGGTTCTATTTCTCGATGATCTGCAATGGGCAGATACCGCATCACTAGGTCTGATTGAATATTTACTTACACATATAGATTGCCGCTACTTTTTATTGATAGGAGCTTATCGTGGGAATGAAGTTGGGATTGAGCACCCATTTGCCGAAACCATCCAACATCTAAAAAAAGAAAATGTTGCTATCTCGGAAATCTCGTTAACTCCATTAAAGCAAAAGGTGATTTTAAATTGGGTAGAAGAAACAATAATGGATGCTGGGACAGAGACTAAAAAACTAGCTGATCTAATGTTCCGGATTACTCAAGGAAATCCTTTCTTCATGAAACAGCTGTTTCAATCGTTTTACCAAGATGGGACCATCTTCTTTCGTACAGATTTAGGAAAATGGTCTATCCAATTTGCTAAGGTGAAGAGGGCCTTGGAAAAAGAAAATATTGTCGACTTAATGGTTAAAAGAGTGCAGCAGCTCCCATTGAACACCCAAAATATATTAAAAATGGCTGCGTGTATTGGGAATTATTTTGATTTGAAAATATTATCTATTATTTGTGAAGATGAATATGATCTAATTGGTAGAAATTTATGGGCTGCTCTTGAGGCAGGGCTAATTTTACCTGAGGATTCAGCCTATAAATGGATTTATCCAGATGGGCCCAAACAATTAATGGACAAACAGCCGCCTGCATATCGATTTTTACATGATCGGGTTCAACAAGCGGTTTATTCGATCATGACAAAAGAGGAGCAAGAAAAGGCTCACCTTAAAATAGGCAGACTCCTTGTAAAGTTTGGTACCGTTGAAGGTCATTTATTTGAAATTGTAAATCATTTAAATTTTTGTAGAAGCTATTTAAATAAAAGTGAATGGATTCCTTTAGTTGAATGGAATGTAAGAGCTGGTGAACAGGCAAAAGCATCTGCGGCATATAAGGAATCCCTCGAATATTTTCGAACTGCATACGTGATGCTTGGTGAAGCATGGGAAAAAAATTACGATTTAACCAATCGATTAATGACAGGGCTTGGAGAATGCCAATATTTAAACAGTAAATTTGAGGATGCAGAATTCACATTTAATCAAGTATTGGGGCATGTACGAACAAATCATGAGAAATTAGCAATCTATAATATGAAGGTCGTGCTCTATACACATGTTCATCGTGTAGAGGAGGCTGTAGAATCCGGAATTTCCGGGTTAAGACTATTTGGATGGAATATCCATCGAAATCCTAATAAGGCATTAGTTACAAAAGAGTTTTTACTCGCCAAAATAGCCTTACGAGGAAAACATGCAGATCATTTAATGATGCTTCCTAAATTAGAGGATCAAGAAAAACGATTATTATTAAATACAATGATAACGATGAATGCACCATCCTTTCACGTTGATCAAAATCTTGCAGCCATTTTAATGCTTCGAGCGTTACGTTTTTCTCTTAAGCACGGTATTACGGATATTACATCATTGGTATTTAATAATTATGCACTTATTTTAAGTGCTGGTTTTAGTGATTTTAATAAAAGCTATGAGTTTGGGAAGCTTGCAATTGAACTTGCTGAAAGAAGCGGGAATGCAGGGTTAAAAGGAAGAGTATATTTTGTCTTTGCAAGCTTTATTAATCATTGGAGGCATCCAATTAAATCTAATTTAGACTATTTAAAGAGGTCACAGCAATATTGTATAGATGCAGGCAATATTCACCTGGCTGGGGCAAACAGCTCCTTTATCGCGATTACGCTGTTCATAATGGGAGGGCATTTACAGGAAGTACTTGACGGTATTAAAAATCAGCTCATATTTATAGACCAAATCGGTTATGTCATATCAAAGGGATTTTTAAATGAGCAAATTCGTTGGATTGACGTCTTGATGAACGAAAAAACAACATCGGATTGGGTATTTGAACAGGTGTTAGATGATGATTCAGCCAAGATTATTCATTATACATTAAGGCTGCAGATGTCTTATCTGTTTAATGAGGAAAAATTTGCAAAGCTAGTAATCCATCATTTAGACAAACTGATCAGTAATAGATTAACACTTGTTATTATCGCTGAATATTATTTTTATGATGCACTTTGGGCCTCAAGATTGTATCATAAAGCTCACCCGTCTATGCAAAAATCACTCTATAAGAGACTAAAAAGGAATGCAAAAAAGCTTAGAAGGTGGGCAAAGCTTTGTCCAGAAAATTATTTACACAAATGGAAGCTTGTAAAAGCTGAAATAGCAAGAATTGATGAGGATCATTTAGCCGCAATAAATTACTATGATAAAGCTATACAATCAGCAAAGAAGAATAATTTTATTCAAGATGTTGCAGTTAGTAAGGAAGCTGCAGGTTATTACTATTTTTCAAGAGGACTTGAAACCTTAGGAAGTGCCTTCATCACGGAAGCATACCGTACCTATAATAAGTGGGGTGCATATGCAAAAGCAAGCAAATTACTGAAGGAATTTGAAGGCTTCATTCTTAACGTTTCAAATGAAAGTCGGTTTGGATTATCCCATTCGATTGCATCCCAATTTGATATTGATGCTTCCTTAAAAGCTTCCCAAACGATATCAGGTGAAATTATCCAAGAAAACCTAGTAAAGAAATTAATGAATATCACGATGCGAAATGCAGGAGCAGAGCGGGGATTTCTTCTTCTTAAAAGGGGGGACCAACTATTCGTTGCTGCGAGGGCTAGTATCGATGGTAAGGTTGATGAGGTGTTATCACTTCAGCCGGTAGAAGAAATGAACGTAATTTCTGAAATGATTGTTCATTATGTTGTGAAAAGCAGGGAAGCAGTCGTATTAAATAATGCAACTGTTGAAGGAATATTTGTTGAGGATCCATATGTTGTTGAAAATAAGCCAAAATCTATTTTATGTTTGCCAGCGATTTATAAAGGGAAGGTTAATAGTATCTTATATTTGGAAAATAATCAAACCAGTCACGCATTTACCCAAGATAGAATAAAATTTTTATCCTTTCTTTCAACTCAAGCAGCCATATCCATTGAAAATGCTGAGCTATATGGAAAGCTTGAAGAAAAGGTAAAAGAGCGTACACAAGAGTTAGAACAAGTTAATCAACACCTAGAACAAGTAAATAACGAGCTTGCTAGATCGGAACAGGTACGCCGCCATTTATTATCTAATATTTCTCACGATTTGCGAGCACCAATCGCCACTGTAAAAGGATATATTGAAGCAATATTGGATGGTTTAGCAGAAACTGGCGAGCAAAGAGAGGACTATTTAAGAAAATGTATGGATCGGGTAAATGGGTTGAATATGATGATTAATGATTTATTTGAACTTGCCCAGCTTGAATCAGGACAAATCCATTTTTCTTTTGATATCGTGCCAATTGATAAATTGATTAGGCGTTTAAGGGATCAATTTGAATATGATGTAAGAAAAAAAGGGTTATTTTTTAAACTTACGATTGAAAATATTGGGCAGGAAAACTACCCAATGGTTCAGGTAGATGTAAAACGATTTACCCAAGTTTTTTCTAATATTATTTCTAATGCTATTAATCATACGTACTCTGGAGAAATTTCTATCTCTTTAGGATTTGATAAAAATCTAGGAGATGCATACGTTTTAATCAAAGATAGCGGGGAAGGTATTTTGGAAGAAGATCTCCCTTATATATTTGATAGAAACTTTACGAAATCCAGACAAGGCAATGGGCTAGGTTTAGCCATATGCAAAGAAATCATCCTTTTTCACAAGGGTAAAATTTGGGCTGAAAGCAAGCATGGCGAGGGCACAACCATCTGTATTCAACTGCCAGTTTTTCAAATTGACCCTTTGTTTGCAGAGTAA
- a CDS encoding tetratricopeptide repeat protein: MTLENELINKSYYQHVIEGDKKGHPIQILGEMYMDEKKEELPDFSAIRFSQGEVYFLNKDYEAAIFKWENVENELKPWALKNIADAHYEMDLLAIAEDYYRSVNTESVVLQTEVLLQLFSLNKNLSKREKAVDLIKNAVNLNPDYSGVTDIARTFFEENQDWDNAVELAVKEAIRTESLSWFKVLEEYVERRITVNIEPNYFKEALKTLFNLDQFRFESLAALLWNSYRQTNLFFSWLKEINNLLLGIDLETSYIWKKLPDLYKETYFELISGKFLIRNFSDLIHHHLTNWIKVSSASNSLISSSAVLAWREYFPSSLDSALVSKAEHLLNMSSHYQIGMEDALRLYESIKNWAEKEGLLAGEHFDSLIRDLKMEEHTLEELRTSKIMSIIRKVIKFLIEKRAETENALLDKIQWNEELLAKLNGIHHQLSDIEEEKAQAIKKSFGDFKDDFRQALLTKIPELLRNCSNLVKEDSDYGKIHIEINEEMNRRITHYMEGTAKQHFQDAIQGWIRDCEDDLKKSQAFLDEMSDSINNLYAEDKIALDCDFKVLDDWRRDVNRITRGMVHLEKANIIMRSTPSQLVLKSVGKLLGPLAKNKEKLQNLYKNFIESTDYNQTVQSIINPFIQQLELFENSIARDMNMFFTTPFEALNRAITEADEHINRNKEDLNKIRNNPENYRDPITLFELKLRQYEIMNSAGESISKKN; encoded by the coding sequence ATGACATTAGAGAATGAACTCATTAATAAATCCTATTATCAACACGTCATAGAAGGAGATAAAAAAGGTCACCCTATACAGATTTTGGGTGAGATGTACATGGATGAGAAGAAAGAAGAACTGCCCGATTTTTCCGCTATCCGTTTTTCCCAGGGCGAGGTTTATTTCCTGAATAAGGATTATGAAGCAGCGATTTTTAAATGGGAAAATGTTGAAAATGAATTAAAACCATGGGCACTGAAGAATATTGCAGATGCCCATTATGAAATGGATTTACTGGCAATTGCGGAAGACTATTACAGGTCAGTAAATACCGAATCGGTTGTTTTACAGACGGAAGTGTTACTGCAGCTTTTTTCACTAAACAAAAACTTAAGCAAACGTGAGAAAGCCGTCGATCTCATTAAGAATGCAGTTAACTTAAACCCAGATTATTCTGGTGTGACAGATATTGCCCGGACGTTCTTTGAAGAAAATCAGGACTGGGACAATGCGGTAGAGCTTGCTGTTAAGGAGGCAATTCGTACAGAATCACTTTCATGGTTTAAGGTTTTAGAAGAGTATGTTGAACGAAGGATTACAGTAAACATAGAGCCAAACTATTTTAAAGAAGCCTTGAAAACTTTATTTAATCTCGATCAGTTTCGTTTTGAAAGCCTTGCTGCATTATTGTGGAATAGTTACAGACAAACAAATTTGTTTTTTTCTTGGCTAAAAGAAATCAACAATCTTCTTCTAGGAATCGATTTGGAAACCTCGTATATATGGAAGAAGTTACCCGACCTTTATAAAGAAACATACTTTGAATTAATAAGCGGAAAGTTCTTAATAAGGAACTTTTCTGATCTAATCCATCATCATTTAACGAATTGGATAAAGGTTTCATCCGCTTCAAATTCCTTAATTTCTTCATCAGCGGTACTAGCATGGCGTGAATATTTTCCAAGTTCTCTGGATTCTGCTTTGGTTAGCAAGGCGGAACATTTGTTGAATATGTCTAGCCATTATCAAATTGGTATGGAAGACGCACTGAGACTTTATGAATCTATTAAGAATTGGGCCGAGAAAGAAGGCTTGTTAGCAGGTGAACATTTTGATTCTCTAATTAGAGATCTTAAGATGGAAGAGCATACTCTCGAAGAGCTGCGTACCTCTAAAATCATGTCTATTATTAGAAAGGTGATTAAGTTCCTGATTGAAAAACGGGCAGAAACGGAAAATGCATTATTGGATAAAATTCAATGGAACGAAGAGCTTTTAGCCAAACTGAACGGGATTCATCATCAGTTGAGTGACATAGAAGAGGAAAAAGCCCAAGCTATTAAAAAATCATTTGGCGATTTTAAAGATGATTTCAGACAGGCTTTGTTAACAAAGATACCTGAACTGCTTCGAAATTGTTCTAATCTTGTAAAGGAAGATAGTGATTATGGGAAAATCCATATAGAAATCAATGAAGAAATGAATAGGCGGATTACTCATTATATGGAAGGAACTGCTAAACAACATTTTCAAGATGCCATCCAAGGATGGATTAGGGATTGTGAGGATGATTTAAAGAAAAGTCAAGCCTTCTTAGATGAAATGAGTGATAGTATTAATAATCTTTACGCTGAAGATAAAATTGCATTGGATTGTGACTTCAAGGTACTGGATGACTGGAGGAGAGACGTAAATAGGATAACGAGAGGAATGGTACATCTCGAAAAAGCGAATATAATCATGCGTTCCACCCCTTCGCAATTGGTTTTGAAAAGCGTAGGGAAACTGCTTGGCCCATTAGCAAAGAATAAAGAAAAACTCCAGAATCTATATAAAAATTTCATTGAAAGCACGGATTACAATCAAACGGTGCAATCTATTATCAATCCCTTTATACAGCAATTAGAGTTATTCGAGAACTCTATAGCAAGGGATATGAACATGTTTTTTACGACTCCGTTTGAAGCGCTAAATCGAGCTATAACGGAAGCAGATGAACATATTAATAGAAATAAAGAGGATTTAAACAAAATACGGAATAATCCAGAAAATTATCGCGATCCGATCACTCTTTTCGAACTAAAGCTCCGTCAATATGAGATAATGAATAGTGCAGGTGAATCAATCTCTAAAAAGAATTGA
- a CDS encoding anti-repressor SinI family protein: protein MEKGKVLHSVDSDHNSEQEWVQLILEAKSLGITLEEIQEFFKNKRITPENQ from the coding sequence ATGGAAAAAGGTAAAGTATTACATAGTGTTGATTCTGATCATAATTCAGAACAAGAGTGGGTACAGCTAATCTTGGAGGCAAAAAGTCTTGGTATAACACTTGAAGAAATTCAGGAATTTTTTAAGAATAAGAGGATTACTCCTGAAAACCAATGA